In Candidatus Binatia bacterium, one DNA window encodes the following:
- a CDS encoding 3D domain-containing protein translates to MQRAARRGAIALALVVGASVGVAAAGQGDGWYEATAYTIEGKTASGAKSKEGVVAADPDLLPLGSRIRLHDAGPYSGEYVVKDKGRKIQGREIDIFVEDERQAKEFGERRVRVEVLERGEGRADARQKPAPEAHERAPAVR, encoded by the coding sequence TTGCAAAGAGCCGCGCGTCGCGGCGCGATCGCGCTGGCGCTGGTCGTCGGCGCGTCCGTCGGCGTCGCAGCCGCCGGCCAGGGCGACGGCTGGTACGAGGCGACCGCCTACACCATCGAAGGCAAGACCGCCTCGGGCGCGAAGTCCAAGGAGGGCGTCGTCGCCGCCGATCCCGACCTGTTGCCGCTCGGATCGCGCATCCGCCTGCACGACGCCGGCCCGTACTCCGGCGAGTACGTCGTCAAGGACAAGGGTCGCAAGATCCAAGGTCGCGAGATCGACATCTTCGTCGAGGACGAACGGCAGGCGAAGGAGTTCGGCGAGCGGCGCGTGCGCGTCGAGGTGCTCGAGCGCGGCGAGGGACGGGCGGACGCGCGCCAGAAGCCGGCTCCCGAGGCCCACGAGCGCGCGCCGGCGGTCCGCTGA